The DNA sequence TCCTGGAGCGGGGTCTGGTGCCGGTGCAGCATCAGCGGGCAACCGCAACAATGGAGCTCAGTTACTTGAGCAATGCCAACAACAGACGCCTGCATGTCCTGGCGCCCGGGGAACTGGAGCGCAAGGGGGGCGTGAACGGATTGATCCGGATCCTTGCCCCCCAGACACTGACTCACCTGGAAACCATCGCTCCTGAACTGCTGGCCCGGCGTGAGGCCGCCAGGGCACGTCTGCGCGAGATGTTATTTTTCCGGGAAGTTGCCCATCTCATGGGCAGGACCGTGGCCGTATATCCCACCCCGGCCCTGGCTGACGCAGCGGGTCTGTCTCTGGCGGACTATGCCGCGCAGGTTCGCCGCGCATGCATGCTCGGCAGCGATGATCCGGTGCGGGACTGGAAGCGGTTCCAGCGCAAGCAGGCGGAAACACTGGCCTGGCTCAACGGGCTGGGCATCAAGCGGTTGCAGGTGCAATCACAAAATGTGGACCTGAACCTGCAACTGGGAGCGGATCGGCAATGGGTCGGCTTGACCGGGCGCAACATCCCCAGTTTCGAGATATATACCTCACCGGACTGTCGGCTCACTGAAGGGATCTTTCGGACGGATCAGGTGCTGTATGTCGGGGGGGTGCCCGTGGAAAATGTCCGTCTGACTTTTATGCAAGGGCGGGTGGTCCGGGTCCAGGCCCACGGCGGTGCGGAGCGGTTGCGCCGGTTCATGGCTCTGGACGATGGCGCCTGGCGGGTAGGGGAGTTTTCCCTGACCAGCAGGGACCACTCCACCATAAAGGAATACATGGCCACCACGCTCTACGATGAGAATATCGGAGGCAAGTCCGGCAACTGCCATATTGCCCTGGGAGCAAGCCATCCGGATGCCTATGCCGGTGCGCCCGCGGATTTCACGCATTTTCGGCGGCTGGAGCTGGGCTTCAACGAATCCACCCAGCACTGGGATCTGGTGAATACGGAGCCGAAGCGGGTCACGGCAACCTTGGCCGATGGGGCCAGAAAGGTGATCTACGCGGAAGGCGTGTTCACGGACTGAGCTTTTTTCAGGCGTTCCTCCCGGATCAAGGCCAGGGCGATGTCCAGATCGTAAAGAGCCAAAGGCGAGGCTCCCTTGCCCGAGTACATGGCCGCGGCCTTTTCAATCGCCTCGTACGGCAGCCAGTCGTGCTTTTCCCACACCTGGGGCTGTTCCATGTGCCATAACCGGAATTCGACCTTTCCGGCTCGTTCCCGGACGTACATGCGCTCTTTCTTGTTTGTCGGCGTCGGATAAAAAAACAAACCACGTGCATCCTGCATCATTATTCCTCCTTGGTGTTGCGAAAAATGCACTATCCGAAGGCCGGCTGATGGGCAAGCGGCCAACGTTCAAAAGCCCCTTAGGAAGGGGCTTTTGAACGTTGGCGAGAGCCGCGGAAATATGTAACTGGACTAATTAGTTGAAGTATCCAAACACGGTTGATCAGCATCAAAGAGGTGCGAGAGGAGACTGATGCTGATCAGGCAGCCTTCCCGGCCGTTCTCCGGGCATGCGTCCCGGCTGCATCCGATCCGGTCGATCTCCAGTCAACTCGTCAGGCTGCTCTCCGGGCAACCGGCCGGGCTGCTCACCCGGCATGCGGCCCGGCTGATCATCAGGCAACTGTCCAGGGCTTTCTCCAGGCGACTGGCCCGGATGTTCTCCGGGCAACCGACCGGGACTTTCACCTGGGGTTTGTCCGGGAAGCTGGTCAGGTTGGCGCTGCGGTTGCGGAGCGGTCAGCTGGCTCAATAACGTAGCAGACTGCAGTTCATCCTTCAGACCGGACTGGGGGCCATTCTGGTGCTCAATCTCGCCGGGAGTCTGGCGGGGTTCCCGGGGAACCTGGCCTGATCGTTCGCCGGGCTGGTCTCCCGGCTGCAGTCCCGGTTCATGCCCAGGTGATTGCTGACCAGGCTGATAACCAGGCTGCTGGCCGGGTTGATGGCCAGGTTGTTCTCCTGGTGTGCCGGGCTCGATAGGTTCTCCAGGTTGTGTTTCGGGTTGGTCTCGGAGTTCGTGCACGGGCGGTCCTTCTCCGGGATCGGCTATCGGTTCTTCC is a window from the Desulfonatronum thiosulfatophilum genome containing:
- a CDS encoding aminopeptidase, with protein sequence MHALHQNTKSPGSELPGIDQELFSTEELERYADVLIWAAELSRGQSFKTSETILIEYDLLARTLAETLYTRILERGLVPVQHQRATATMELSYLSNANNRRLHVLAPGELERKGGVNGLIRILAPQTLTHLETIAPELLARREAARARLREMLFFREVAHLMGRTVAVYPTPALADAAGLSLADYAAQVRRACMLGSDDPVRDWKRFQRKQAETLAWLNGLGIKRLQVQSQNVDLNLQLGADRQWVGLTGRNIPSFEIYTSPDCRLTEGIFRTDQVLYVGGVPVENVRLTFMQGRVVRVQAHGGAERLRRFMALDDGAWRVGEFSLTSRDHSTIKEYMATTLYDENIGGKSGNCHIALGASHPDAYAGAPADFTHFRRLELGFNESTQHWDLVNTEPKRVTATLADGARKVIYAEGVFTD